The nucleotide window AAGCGGCGGAGCCACGTCTAGCGAGGAGCGAAGCGACGTTCTAGCCACTGTTGCTAAAGCGCCTCTATCTTCGAGTACTGCTCACTCAATTGCCCCAGCGATGCCCGGAACTCTTCAAGCTTAGCGCGCTCTTTAGCAACAACCGCCTCCGGCGCATTAGCCACAAATTTGTCGTTGCTCAGTTTGCCTGCCAGACGTCCGGCTTCTTTCTCCAGCTTGTCCATCTCTTTCTTCAGACGGGCCAGTTCAGCGTCTTTGTCGATCAGGCCGGCCATCGGCACCAGTACCTGCATATCGCCAACCAGCTGTACCGCGGACATTGGCTCTTCATCGCCCGGATTGAGCCAGGTGACGGAAGCCAGCGAGGCGAGTTTGGCGAGGAATGCCTGGTTGGCTTCGAGACGGGTTTTATCGTCGGCGCTGCCGTTTTTGATCAGGATATCCAGCCCTTTGGCGGGTGAGATGCCCATCTCGCCACGGATGTTACGTACTCCGGTGATGACACCCTTGAGCCAGTTAATATCGGCTTCGGCGGCGGCATCATGGCGGGTTTCATTGGCAACAGGGTAGGGTTGCAGCATGATGGTCTCACCCTCGACACCGGCGAGGTCTTTAATGGACTGCCAGATCTCTTCGGTGATGTAGGGCATGATCGGGTGGGTCAGACGAAGAATCACTTCCAGCACCCGTACCAGAGTGCGGCGGGTGCCGCGCTTGGCGGCGGCAGAAGCGTTCTCGTCCCACAATACCGGTTTGGACAGCTCCAGATACCAGCCGCAGTACTCGTTCCAGATGAAGTCATACAGGGCCTGAGAGGCGAGGTCGAAACGGTATTCGTCCAGATGCTTAGTGACCTGCGCTTCAACTTTCTGCAGCTCGCTGGCGATCCAGCGGTCGGCCAGAGACAGTTCAATTTCGCTCTCTGCTGAGAGCTGACCGCAGTCTTCGCCCTCGGTGTTCATCTGCACATAACGGGCAGCGTTCCAGAGTTTGTTACAGAAGTTGCGGTAACCCTCCAGACGCTTCACATCCCAGTTGATGTCACGGCCGGTGGAGGCCAGTGCCGCCAGGGTGAAACGCATTGCGTCGGTACCGTGTGAGGCAATCCCTTCCGGGAACTGCTTTTCGGTCCGCTTGGCTATTTTCTCGGCCAGTTGCGGCTGCATCATGTTGCCGGTACGTTTTTCCAGCAGATCCGGCAGGCTGATACCGTCGATCATATCCAGCGGATCGAGCACGTTACCCTTGGACTTGGACATCTTGTCGCCGTTCTCGTCACGGATCAGACCGGTGACATAAACGGTTTTGAATGGTACCTGTGGTTTGCCCTCATCATCTTTGATCAGGTGCATAGTCATCATCATCATCCGGGCAACCCAGAAGAAGATGATATCGAAACCGGTCACCAGCACGTCGGTGGGGTGGAACGTCTGCAGGCGTTCGGTGTTTTCCGGCCAGCCCAGGGTGCCGAAGGTCCACAGGCCAGAGCTGAACCAGGTGTCCAGTACGTCATCGTCCTGACGCAGCTCGGTTTGCAGGTCCAGACCGTATTTTTCCCGGGCGGCATCGGCATCTTTGGCCACGTAAACGTTGCCTTCATTGTCGTAGAACGCCGGAATCCGGTGGCCCCACCACAGCTGACGGGAGATACACCAGTCCTGAATGTCACGCATCCAGGCGAAGAACATGTTTTCGTACTGCTTAGGCACGAACTTGATATCGCCGTTCTCAACCGCTTCAATGGCGGGGCCAGAGAGGGTCTTGGCATCGGCAAACCACTGATCGGTCAGCATCGGCTCGATGACCACGCCGCCCCGGTCACCGTAGGGGATGGTCATGGCGTTTTCTTCGATCTTCACCAATAGACCGGCGGCTTCCATATCGGCGACGATCTCACGGCGGGCGGCGAAGCGCTCCATGCCGTGATATTTTTCCGGCAGGGTCTTGTCGATCGTGTGGTTTTCGCTGCCATCGGTGTTGAAGGTCTCTGCCGCGTCACGGATATCACCGTTGAGGGTGAGGATGTTGATCATCGGCAGGTTGCAGCGTTTGCCGACTTCATTATCGTTGAAGTCGTGGGCCGGGGTGATTTTCACACAGCCGGTCCCTTTTTCCATATCGGCATGTTCATCGCCGACAATGGGAATGCGACGGTTAACCAGCGGCAGGATAATCTCCTTGCCGATCAGGTCTTTATAACGCTCATCGTCCGGGTTAACCGCCACGCCGGTATCACCCAGCATGGTTTCCGGACGGGTGGTACCGACCACCAGATAGTCTTCACCGGCGGCGGTTTTAACACCGTCGGCCAGCGGATAGCGCAGATACCACATCTTGCCTTTGACTTCGCGGTTTTCCACTTCCAGATCGGAGATCGCCGTGTGCAGCTTAGGGTCCCAGTTGACCAGACGCTTGCCGCGGTAGATCAGGCCTTCGTCATACAGACGGATAAACACTTCCTGCACGGCGTTGTAAAAACCGGAGTCCATGGTGAAACGTTCCGTCGGCCAGTCAACCGAGTCGCCCAGGCGGCGCATCTGGTTGGTGATCATGCCACCGGATTCGCCTTTCCACTCCCAGATCTTTTCGATAAAGGCATCGCGGCCGAGATCGTGACGGGTTTTCTGCTCTTCGGCGGCCAGCTTGCGCTCGACCACCATCTGCGTGGCGATACCAGCATGGTCGGTACCGACCTGCCACAGGGTGTTCTTACCCTTCATCCGCTGATAGCGGATCAGAGCATCCATGATGGTGTGCTGGAAAGCATGACCCATATGCAGGCTGCCGGTGACGTTCGGCGGCGGGATCATAATGCTGTAGGCATCGCCTTCACCGGAGGGGGCAAAGTAACCTTTCTCTTCCCAGGTTTTGTACCAGGATTTCTCGATCTCGTGCGGCTGGTAAGTGGTATCCATTAAATGACCGTGCTCTCAAGGCTTGAATTAGTGCAAAAAAATAGTCGGATATTATAGCGCCGGGGGGCTTAAGTAGCTAGAACGGAAACTTCGTTTCCTGCTAGGAGTTAGACGTGACTGCGTCGCTTGCTAGGAAAAGCTAAGATCAAGAGAAGAATATTGATTCTAGCGGACTAAAATGCTTTTTCTAGCTCCTGGCAAGCGACGAAGGAGCGTCTAGCAAGTCACGCAGTGACGTCTAGCCACTTTCCCCTTCGAAGTGATGAATTACTAATTATCGCCTAGGGGCTGGTTGAACTACACTTTCATGGCTAAATGACAGACAAAAGGAATTGTTATGAGTTATGAAGATCTGGACGTATGGAAGCGTGCCTGCCGTTTGAGTTGTGAAATTTATACTGTGCTGAGTCGCTGCCGGGATTTTGGTTTCAGGGATCAGATCACCCGCAGTGGTTTGTCTATTCCGAGTAATATAGCCGAGGGGTTTGAGCGCGGTTCAGTAAAGGAAAAGCGCCAGTTTCTTTATTATGCCAAGGGTTCGCTGGCTGAGCTGAAAACACAGGTGTTTATCGGTCAGCGAATAGGCTATATCCACACGCAGACAGGCAGTGACTGGCGTCAGGAGCTGGATGAGATTCAAAAGATGC belongs to Amphritea atlantica and includes:
- a CDS encoding valine--tRNA ligase, producing MDTTYQPHEIEKSWYKTWEEKGYFAPSGEGDAYSIMIPPPNVTGSLHMGHAFQHTIMDALIRYQRMKGKNTLWQVGTDHAGIATQMVVERKLAAEEQKTRHDLGRDAFIEKIWEWKGESGGMITNQMRRLGDSVDWPTERFTMDSGFYNAVQEVFIRLYDEGLIYRGKRLVNWDPKLHTAISDLEVENREVKGKMWYLRYPLADGVKTAAGEDYLVVGTTRPETMLGDTGVAVNPDDERYKDLIGKEIILPLVNRRIPIVGDEHADMEKGTGCVKITPAHDFNDNEVGKRCNLPMINILTLNGDIRDAAETFNTDGSENHTIDKTLPEKYHGMERFAARREIVADMEAAGLLVKIEENAMTIPYGDRGGVVIEPMLTDQWFADAKTLSGPAIEAVENGDIKFVPKQYENMFFAWMRDIQDWCISRQLWWGHRIPAFYDNEGNVYVAKDADAAREKYGLDLQTELRQDDDVLDTWFSSGLWTFGTLGWPENTERLQTFHPTDVLVTGFDIIFFWVARMMMMTMHLIKDDEGKPQVPFKTVYVTGLIRDENGDKMSKSKGNVLDPLDMIDGISLPDLLEKRTGNMMQPQLAEKIAKRTEKQFPEGIASHGTDAMRFTLAALASTGRDINWDVKRLEGYRNFCNKLWNAARYVQMNTEGEDCGQLSAESEIELSLADRWIASELQKVEAQVTKHLDEYRFDLASQALYDFIWNEYCGWYLELSKPVLWDENASAAAKRGTRRTLVRVLEVILRLTHPIMPYITEEIWQSIKDLAGVEGETIMLQPYPVANETRHDAAAEADINWLKGVITGVRNIRGEMGISPAKGLDILIKNGSADDKTRLEANQAFLAKLASLASVTWLNPGDEEPMSAVQLVGDMQVLVPMAGLIDKDAELARLKKEMDKLEKEAGRLAGKLSNDKFVANAPEAVVAKERAKLEEFRASLGQLSEQYSKIEAL
- a CDS encoding four helix bundle protein — translated: MSYEDLDVWKRACRLSCEIYTVLSRCRDFGFRDQITRSGLSIPSNIAEGFERGSVKEKRQFLYYAKGSLAELKTQVFIGQRIGYIHTQTGSDWRQELDEIQKMLAALIQSTEP